In Thalassophryne amazonica chromosome 4, fThaAma1.1, whole genome shotgun sequence, a genomic segment contains:
- the tubd1 gene encoding tubulin delta chain isoform X1 gives MSVVTVQLGQCGNQVGQELFEVICSDGQDRQRTAYRTASEERFFHRSACGADLVARAVLIDMEPKVIDNIRSKAAKCSRWRYGDSSHFSQKQGSGNNWANGYCVHGPRHREEVEELVRQEVERCDRLAGLVAMMSVAGGTGSGVGTYVTQCLRDTYPNSFIINHLTWPYGTGEVIVQNYNSVLTLAHLYQLSDGILVHENDTVHKICSQLLNIKHISFGDVNRVIAQQLGSVLQPSLTGASLGEYCRNPLGELVSTLACHPEYKLLSVCSIPQMPNSSIAYSTFSWPALLKHLRQMLISNTKMEEGIDWQVRLPVSSERSRTLTGTSFNKSLANLLILRGKDIYSAETAGFEDPALYTSWLSPEAAFDVWKSPLHFNKYEKSATLVSNSQALLRSLDNMVGKAWNMFASRAYVHHYIKFGISEEDFLENFTSLEQVISSYSQLH, from the exons ATGTCGGTGGTTACGGTGCAGCTCGGTCAGTGCGGAAACCAGGTGGGACAGGAGCTTTTTGAGGTCATCTGCAGCGATGGACAGGACAGACAGAGGACAGCGTACAGGACAGCCAGCGAGGAGCGCTTCTTCCACCGCTCGGCCTGCGGGG CAGACCTTGTGGCCCGGGCGGTTCTGATCGACATGGAGCCCAAAGTGATCGACAACATACGGAGCAAAGCAGCAAAGTGCAGCAGGTGGAGGTACGGAGACTCTTCCCACTTCAGCCAGAAGCAGGGCTCTGGAAACAACTGGGCTAATGG GTACTGCGTCCACGGGCCACGTCAtagagaggaggtggaggagctggTGAGGCAAGAGGTGGAGCGATGTGACCGATTGGCAGGACTCGTGGCCATGATGAGTGTGGCAGGGGGCACGGGGTCAGGGGTCGGAACTTACGTCACTCAGTGTCTCCGAGATACCTACCCAAATTCCTTCATCATTAACCACCTGACATGGCCGTACGGGACTGGGGAG GTTATTGTCCAGAATTACAACTCCGTGCTGACACTGGCTCATCTCTACCAGCTGTCTGATGGCATCCTGGTGCACGAGAATGACACTGTGCACAAGATCTGCAGTCAGCTGCTCAACATCAAACACATCTCCTTTGGTGACGTCAACAGAGTTATCGCACAGCAGTTGGGTAGCGTCCTGCAGCCCTCACTCACCGGAGCCTCTCTTGGAGAGTACTGCCGAAATCCTTTGG GTGAGCTGGTGAGCACTCTTGCGTGTCACCCAGAGTACAAGCTGCTCAGTGTGTGTTCAATCCCTCAGATGCCAAACTCCTCTATTGCCTACAGCACGTTCAGCTGGCCCGCTCTGCTCAAACACCTGCGACAGATGCTCATCTCCAACACCAAGATGGAGGAAG GTATAGACTGGCAGGTTCGTCTGCCTGTCAGTTCTGAGCGTAGCAGGACTCTCACTGGAACCAGCTTTAACAAATCTTTGGCCAACCTGCTTATACTGAGAGGAAAAGACATCTACAGCGCAGAGACAG CTGGTTTTGAGGACCCAGCCCTGTACACCTCCTGGCTCTCACCAGAAGCTGCCTTTGACGTGTGGAAATCCCCCCTGCACTTTAATAAATATGAAAAATCTGCTACGCTTGTCAGCAACAGCCAGGCTCTACTCAGATCGCTGGACAACATGGTGGGAAAAGCCTGGAATATGTTTGCCTCCAG GGCCTACGTCCACCATTACATTAAGTTTGGGAtctcagaggaggattttctggaAAACTTCACATCTTTAGAACAAGTCATCTCCAGCTACAGTCAACTGCACTAG
- the tubd1 gene encoding tubulin delta chain isoform X2, with protein MSVVTVQLGQCGNQVGQELFEVICSDGQDRQRTAYRTASEERFFHRSACGDLVARAVLIDMEPKVIDNIRSKAAKCSRWRYGDSSHFSQKQGSGNNWANGYCVHGPRHREEVEELVRQEVERCDRLAGLVAMMSVAGGTGSGVGTYVTQCLRDTYPNSFIINHLTWPYGTGEVIVQNYNSVLTLAHLYQLSDGILVHENDTVHKICSQLLNIKHISFGDVNRVIAQQLGSVLQPSLTGASLGEYCRNPLGELVSTLACHPEYKLLSVCSIPQMPNSSIAYSTFSWPALLKHLRQMLISNTKMEEGIDWQVRLPVSSERSRTLTGTSFNKSLANLLILRGKDIYSAETAGFEDPALYTSWLSPEAAFDVWKSPLHFNKYEKSATLVSNSQALLRSLDNMVGKAWNMFASRAYVHHYIKFGISEEDFLENFTSLEQVISSYSQLH; from the exons ATGTCGGTGGTTACGGTGCAGCTCGGTCAGTGCGGAAACCAGGTGGGACAGGAGCTTTTTGAGGTCATCTGCAGCGATGGACAGGACAGACAGAGGACAGCGTACAGGACAGCCAGCGAGGAGCGCTTCTTCCACCGCTCGGCCTGCGGGG ACCTTGTGGCCCGGGCGGTTCTGATCGACATGGAGCCCAAAGTGATCGACAACATACGGAGCAAAGCAGCAAAGTGCAGCAGGTGGAGGTACGGAGACTCTTCCCACTTCAGCCAGAAGCAGGGCTCTGGAAACAACTGGGCTAATGG GTACTGCGTCCACGGGCCACGTCAtagagaggaggtggaggagctggTGAGGCAAGAGGTGGAGCGATGTGACCGATTGGCAGGACTCGTGGCCATGATGAGTGTGGCAGGGGGCACGGGGTCAGGGGTCGGAACTTACGTCACTCAGTGTCTCCGAGATACCTACCCAAATTCCTTCATCATTAACCACCTGACATGGCCGTACGGGACTGGGGAG GTTATTGTCCAGAATTACAACTCCGTGCTGACACTGGCTCATCTCTACCAGCTGTCTGATGGCATCCTGGTGCACGAGAATGACACTGTGCACAAGATCTGCAGTCAGCTGCTCAACATCAAACACATCTCCTTTGGTGACGTCAACAGAGTTATCGCACAGCAGTTGGGTAGCGTCCTGCAGCCCTCACTCACCGGAGCCTCTCTTGGAGAGTACTGCCGAAATCCTTTGG GTGAGCTGGTGAGCACTCTTGCGTGTCACCCAGAGTACAAGCTGCTCAGTGTGTGTTCAATCCCTCAGATGCCAAACTCCTCTATTGCCTACAGCACGTTCAGCTGGCCCGCTCTGCTCAAACACCTGCGACAGATGCTCATCTCCAACACCAAGATGGAGGAAG GTATAGACTGGCAGGTTCGTCTGCCTGTCAGTTCTGAGCGTAGCAGGACTCTCACTGGAACCAGCTTTAACAAATCTTTGGCCAACCTGCTTATACTGAGAGGAAAAGACATCTACAGCGCAGAGACAG CTGGTTTTGAGGACCCAGCCCTGTACACCTCCTGGCTCTCACCAGAAGCTGCCTTTGACGTGTGGAAATCCCCCCTGCACTTTAATAAATATGAAAAATCTGCTACGCTTGTCAGCAACAGCCAGGCTCTACTCAGATCGCTGGACAACATGGTGGGAAAAGCCTGGAATATGTTTGCCTCCAG GGCCTACGTCCACCATTACATTAAGTTTGGGAtctcagaggaggattttctggaAAACTTCACATCTTTAGAACAAGTCATCTCCAGCTACAGTCAACTGCACTAG
- the tubd1 gene encoding tubulin delta chain isoform X3 codes for MSVVTVQLGQCGNQVGQELFEVICSDGQDRQRTAYRTASEERFFHRSACGADLVARAVLIDMEPKVIDNIRSKAAKCSRWRYGDSSHFSQKQGSGNNWANGYCVHGPRHREEVEELVRQEVERCDRLAGLVAMMSVAGGTGSGVGTYVTQCLRDTYPNSFIINHLTWPYGTGEVIVQNYNSVLTLAHLYQLSDGILVHENDTVHKICSQLLNIKHISFGDVNRVIAQQLGSVLQPSLTGASLGEYCRNPLGELVSTLACHPEYKLLSVCSIPQMPNSSIAYSTFSWPALLKHLRQMLISNTKMEEAGFEDPALYTSWLSPEAAFDVWKSPLHFNKYEKSATLVSNSQALLRSLDNMVGKAWNMFASRAYVHHYIKFGISEEDFLENFTSLEQVISSYSQLH; via the exons ATGTCGGTGGTTACGGTGCAGCTCGGTCAGTGCGGAAACCAGGTGGGACAGGAGCTTTTTGAGGTCATCTGCAGCGATGGACAGGACAGACAGAGGACAGCGTACAGGACAGCCAGCGAGGAGCGCTTCTTCCACCGCTCGGCCTGCGGGG CAGACCTTGTGGCCCGGGCGGTTCTGATCGACATGGAGCCCAAAGTGATCGACAACATACGGAGCAAAGCAGCAAAGTGCAGCAGGTGGAGGTACGGAGACTCTTCCCACTTCAGCCAGAAGCAGGGCTCTGGAAACAACTGGGCTAATGG GTACTGCGTCCACGGGCCACGTCAtagagaggaggtggaggagctggTGAGGCAAGAGGTGGAGCGATGTGACCGATTGGCAGGACTCGTGGCCATGATGAGTGTGGCAGGGGGCACGGGGTCAGGGGTCGGAACTTACGTCACTCAGTGTCTCCGAGATACCTACCCAAATTCCTTCATCATTAACCACCTGACATGGCCGTACGGGACTGGGGAG GTTATTGTCCAGAATTACAACTCCGTGCTGACACTGGCTCATCTCTACCAGCTGTCTGATGGCATCCTGGTGCACGAGAATGACACTGTGCACAAGATCTGCAGTCAGCTGCTCAACATCAAACACATCTCCTTTGGTGACGTCAACAGAGTTATCGCACAGCAGTTGGGTAGCGTCCTGCAGCCCTCACTCACCGGAGCCTCTCTTGGAGAGTACTGCCGAAATCCTTTGG GTGAGCTGGTGAGCACTCTTGCGTGTCACCCAGAGTACAAGCTGCTCAGTGTGTGTTCAATCCCTCAGATGCCAAACTCCTCTATTGCCTACAGCACGTTCAGCTGGCCCGCTCTGCTCAAACACCTGCGACAGATGCTCATCTCCAACACCAAGATGGAGGAAG CTGGTTTTGAGGACCCAGCCCTGTACACCTCCTGGCTCTCACCAGAAGCTGCCTTTGACGTGTGGAAATCCCCCCTGCACTTTAATAAATATGAAAAATCTGCTACGCTTGTCAGCAACAGCCAGGCTCTACTCAGATCGCTGGACAACATGGTGGGAAAAGCCTGGAATATGTTTGCCTCCAG GGCCTACGTCCACCATTACATTAAGTTTGGGAtctcagaggaggattttctggaAAACTTCACATCTTTAGAACAAGTCATCTCCAGCTACAGTCAACTGCACTAG